The sequence ATGCCCATTTAGTTTGGCACTTTGGCCTATTCCTATCGATCTATATTTCTCCCAGCAGATGGATATAACTATCTGGGGACATGCAGCAGGGGAGCTGCATTTGCATGGCCAATTCCAAATGTCAAACCGAGCAAGCGTTCCAGTGGTTTCTATTCTAAATAGAGGGTCTCCGGGATGTGCCTACATTTGTGGCATGTGAATTGGCCTAATATGGTCGATTTTGCAGAACATTGTGTGTGGACCAGCTTGTTTTTCGCCCTGCATTGTGACTGGTGTTTAGCTTTTGTGGCCTTGAGTTTTCAGGAACTTTCTATCTATATTCTCTGcatgctgcttgctctttggcaTATCAAAAGCCCAAAATGACCTTCGTTACAAAAATCCTTGTAGAGTTATACCGCACATAGATGATACCGTGATACATGTATTCATCTAATTTGATTTCACAATATGTTTAAAATGAAGGACTGACAACAAACTACTGATActctttcgcaaaaaaaaaacaaactacTGATACTCCATCCCCTAACGATCTACATATGAGTATTTTGGAGTCTTCCCATTTAATTCTTCGCATGAGTAGTACTCGACTTGTTTGTCGTGCACAGTCGTCAACTAGTGGCATGCATGCCCCTTTAATTGTGTGGAATGCTTATGTTATTGACCAACATATGTATAGTTAATTGCTCTGGCTTGCATAAACAAGCTGCTTAATGGACTCTCTTATTAGTCCTTGGTATTGGTGAAAACCCCTATGTGTAGATCTTTAGGGGATGCCGGGATGGAATGGTACTCCGGGTGCTATGCTTGTGACGATATTCATTGTTTAGCTTCATCTCTAGTAGTCCATAGTAATTCTTGTGTGATTTTCGTAAGTGTTTTTTTATTAATGTATGCACACCGACCTCTATGAACGTACGTATACAAATTCTACTCCTGTGAGCATCTTCAAAGATTGAGCCGGCAAATCTTTAAGATTGATGAAGTCTCTATAGAAAgcacaacgccgttaaattCTATAATATTTTCTCCTATAGAGAGTTGAATCCAAAACTTGAAATGCTATTGAGGTTTTAGTAACCACCGCGCTACATGCCCTTTCCCTTGTAAATGTTTCTTATATGTGGACTTCTATGTCCTCTATTATTGACTGGATATAGTGCTTACAATTTACACATTTCATCGCCCAAAGAGATTTTATGATAACACAATTGATTCAGTTCCGTATGAGAATTATCCACTCACGAGATTGAAAAAATATGGTGAAGATTTTAATAATTGCTGCAAGTATCTTTATATgtacaaataataaataaagaagTTCAACTTACTGTCTCCAAGTAGAACTAAAGTCTAAATAATctcctaaactataacttgatTCAATTACCCCTAAACTATTTCATTTAGTGCATTTTATCCCATAATACAATTTGTATTTTTTGTTTCTCTATAcccaagttgaattttaatttcaaattttgcagggtagCAGTAGACATCACAATGTATTTTTTATACAGTTTTAAACTCCaagaattaatttttttattaaatatcctaaactatcaaaataataaaaaaaattatgatgtattttttctaACCTGTGTTGtgatgtgtactatcatcttgtaaaatttccaTCCACCTACGtatggagaaatgaaaaagatGAATTGTATTATGGGGTAATTTGAACTAAAAGGTATATTTTAGTAGGGGTAAAATGACCAATGATAGTTTATAGGTTATCCGGACTTTGGGTATAGTCGagtgagtaatttagactttttccattAATAAACCTACTTGCATATGGTTGTGGGTGCAGCGCTGATGCAAAATTACACCCTTGGTGAGTACATAGATACACAAGATATTTCTTTTCGAACCATAGTACGGACGTAGACGCTCAATTATACACATATACACTCATCCCTATGAATACACGCATGCAACCATATCCCTATAAGCACATTTGAGAGACTATTACCTAAGATTAACGAAATCACCAAATGCGTCTTGCTGTCAACGGGCGCGTCGCCTACCCCAAAGGTGCCTTGCTGTCGATGGACACATCACTACCACTAAAAGAATAACGTTAGTTAAATTATGgaataaatatagaaaaatgcgaTCATCCATGTCGAGTTGAGGACTCGAATCCAACTGGATGTCACTACAATGAACATTAGCATCTGAGCTACAATTAGTTCGTCAAAATACAAGGTACTTCATCTATTCTAGTTGTCAATCCGACCTGTAGTCACTGCATTGGGCAGATTAAAGCATGAGTGTAAAGTTCAATTTGCAGATACGAGTGCAGGCGTAAAAATCATCTGTTTGGTAATATATTGTGGGCGGGTTTCTAATCCATTATTCCCTCCTTCCAGCTTTGTAGATCGCATGAGCTTCTACTCCAAAGACCAAAGGCAAGGCTGGGTCATGCGCTAGCACATTTACTCCCGTTTGCATGAAGGCATGCAGCCCCCTTGAATCTCGTCCATGTTTTTTTTTAGCAAAATCCTGTTCATATTTAAATGCTAATTAAACCACTGAATTAAACTTCTTCCGCGCCATACTTTTTCTCTCCCAACTGTCGAATAATACCACTCGTTGTTGCCGATTTGCATTCATGTGACTTACTAAGGTAAGTGGCTACTGGGTGACAGGAGATGTTCGAGGGTGCACCCTTTATTTGTAGAAAAGTAAATTTTACTCGCGCGCCTTACAAAgctggaaggagggagtagtatcTTATTCGATTCATCGCCATTCTGTTTGGACGTGTAGATTAATGTCTTAGTTTATGATCTGAATACATTTTCAAGCCAAAACGGTTGAATCAAAGTTCATTTGTGAATTGTACATTCACGTGAGCCAAAAAGGTCGGCACAAAATTTAAAGTATCGAACGTTGTCATGTTGCATACTTGCATGTTGGCATCGGCAGCATAATATGGCTAGGTTAAGCTGTTAAAGGGTTACTTGACTACTACTGCATCCAAGAAAAGAAATTGTTTTGCTTGAGCACTACTCTACCcgcgaaaataaaaaaaaatggttTACTTGCCTGCTAGTGCCGCATACTATAAATTTAAATGTCTTGAGGGGTCGAGGTGGAAATTTCCTTCAGACCCAATTCGGCATGGGAAGGAAACGATGCACGCCCGCAGCATTGGATTTATAGGCTAGCTCGCCCGCCCGCGCAcgcctcgccggagacgccGTCGAGCAGCGTCTTGGCGCGCCCGGACCCCGACGttcgcggcgggggcgcgtccACGGACGCCACCAGGCGGCTGCTGGAGCGGGGAGCCAGGCAGCAGCCCGCCTTGTTGACGCTGTACGAGAGGTCGGCGAAGCTGAGCACGTAGGGGACGGGCGCGAGCGGCGTCTTCGTGTGCCCGGAGGCCGCCATGCCTGCTGTATCCGCTGCGTCACGAACGCTCGAGCCTCGTTGCAGGAACCAGGCGAGGGTGGGCATGGTGCTTCCTGGCTTGGATGTACCTTGGATGTTTGGTTGTGTGAATAGCGTCCGTGGGCTCGTTTACTTGTTATAGAGAGGGGCGTAGTGGGCAGTGCGAGCCCGAGTCGTGCTCTGCTCCGACTCGGGTCGGCTGCGGACGGAGTGCATGCTCGAGCTCGGCCTCGGAGTAGGAGTCCGTCCGGCTAGTAGCTGCTAGCTGGGTTGGCCCCTCCGCTGAAGCTAGCTAGGAGAGATCATGTCGAAGAACACATTTATTCCCAACTGTTCGTGGTATGATTGAGCCAGCGCAAGAACCGATCTGTAGCTTTTTAATTACGCATTGAACTCTACATGCAAGAAACCACATCTGGAAAACAATGAACTCGTTAATTAAGCATTAAATTAGGAGCCGGCAATGTAGGCGGAAGCTAGTATGTGCATTCAGAGAGGGTTGCCGGAAAGGAAAATACAATGCGTGGAAGCTTTGCATATGTGCGCACCTGCTACATGATCAAGGACAAGTTATTCAATCCAGAAAAGCGCAGCCATAATGCGTGGTTCGTGTGTACGGATCGAAAGCCGTGCGTGCACGATCAGTCATAGCAGAGGATAATGTGCAGTGAAGCTGCCAAATGGACCATTGCATGGACGGCAAGCTCTCTTCACTTCAACTGCAATATCATATTGCCAATATGTGGCTGCCACGAGGGCAAATTATCTGGCAAATATCCAAATTTAGCGGTCTAAGAAGTTCAAATATCAACGTTACAAAGCAGGGATAGCCCGAGGGCAACAGATCCTTACAAAAGTTTCTGGCTCACAAAAGCACAAGTCGTCGAGAAAATGGGTGGCAAatacagttctgtcttaaagcTGAAAATGTAACTATTACAACTGAATCGGCACACTGCATCTCAAACTGGGATGGAAGGTTTTCAGGGGGACTGGCTTCCTCTTGGTGAACCCCGGCCGCCATCATCATCACCAGCATTGCCTTTGGGACTAGGGCTCCGGTCATCTCTAGGGCTCGGGCTGCGCCCATTGGCTGCAGGGCTACGGTAGCCATCAGATGGGCTacggctcctgctcctgctcctgctcctgctgttCTCCCTCCtcacagggctgtcaccacggTCTGAACCGTTGCGTTCACCATTGTCCTTTGGTGGCGGGCTCATCTGATCCCTTGGGCGGGGACTCCTTGGGCTCCTACTGTCGTTAGGTGTGGAGCTGCGCTCCTTTTCCTTTGCACTTGGTGAAGCAGAACGCCTGGGGCTCCTGCTGTAGCTAAGACTCCTTGATCTCCTCTCATCACGGTCTCGGCGTCCACCCCTGGGAGATCCAGATGGGGATCTAGAACGGCTGGATATAATACAAGGACACGTTAGAAAAAGACGGATGGCAAAAACATGaatagctcagaaaaataatcCATAGGGGTTTCATCAGCATACCTATAGCTCCGGCTTCTGCTGTAGCTCCGGCTGCGCCCCCGTCCACGGCGTGGAGATGGTGACCGTGAATAACTTCTCTCACGCCTGAAATATGTTTAGCAAGCAGACTCTTGAGTAAAAACATATACAATAATAAGCAGCAATTGAAGTGCCTGATAGCGGTGGAATGGAGCTGAAGAATGTTATCAATGAACACCTGAGATTCCTTGGACTGTTCTGGCAATTTCTTTCTATGTGGCCCCTTTCTCCACAACGGTAGCATTTGTTCTTCCAGTCACCAGCCTTGCAATCCCTTGCCCAGTGACCATCAGTTCCACAGTTAAAACAGCGACCTGTCCCTGGCGGAGGCCCTCTTCCCATGTACTCGCGTGAGCCACCAGAACCACGAGGAACCTGCAGTCACAGATGTTTGAAAGACCACGCGTTCAATATCAAAGCACATGCTCATTAAATCAGAAgcttgaaaaaaatatatattgtgATCATTCAGAAATCGGATAACTAGCCAGCAACTTACCCCTTTAGCAAACTCAACGATAATGCGGCTGCCATCAACTTCCCTGCCATCTAGGTTGTATTGTGCATCATCAGCATCACGAGGATCGCTGAATTCCTGTTTAGCAAAGAGAAGAGGCACACGAAAAAAAGAGATGCCACATGTGAAAAGTACCTTTTTTTTACAATTCCCATAGCATGTGTGAACCAACACTAAGAAAAGGTGAATTATTCAGAATCAAAATGGGGGCAGTAAAATTCACGTACAATAAATGCATAGTCGCGCTTCAACTCCACTTCTCGTATTCTGCGCAAATGGTTGCCACAAACAATAAGCCGTCATGAGTCAAGTACTCAAATGCATCATCAAGTCGCAACTTCCACTACAACAGTCAATAAGATTACACCAAGGGCGCCCTTCACCAAAGTCCTCCACAAATATTGGAACAATGGCCACCAATTCCACCAAGGGCACCCTTCCACCACAGACCTCCCAGGTGTAAAAAACCAAAAAAAccttcaacaagatcattcaaGTCAAACACACAAGGCCAGGAGGTCAAACATCTACTCTGTGCTTGCTGAAATAACAGAGAATACCAAACAAAAAAGTGGCTTGTATAGCCTCATCCACAAAACGCTGAGAATGCTCCTAGTATCACTGAACCCTCATCATCTATATGAACAAGGATAGGAAGAACCCCCTCACTTATTAGCGTAGTCTAAGTTCTGGACACCAGACCACCTGCATCCCCATGTCAGGAGGATTATAGTCACAGTTTAAGAGATGACAGCCTGGTGTATACCATATTTAACCAGGCTAACTTATTACTACATGTCAACATCAAATGCTCATGTTAAGCTCTAGGACAGAAATGGTGTTTTGCCCTCATAATAACAAGTAACACACTCTGGACTTCACAAGAACTCTTTGTGAATATGTTTCTTACCTTCCATATTTGCTGAAAAGATATTCCAGATCACGGGTACGAGTGCGGGAGGACAGTCTGCCAACATACAAGCGTGTGTTCCCATAACGATCATCATAGCGAGGCATGTCTACTGAACACATGAAAACCTTCAATCAGTCATTTCATAAAAAATCTAGCTAAAGTACACATGATAGTATGAACTCTATAGTTGAGACTTGAGAGAAGCACATTGAGTACAAAAACGATATCAGAACCTAAAAATAATATCACATACTATCTAGAAAATTCTCCTCGGTCTCAATTTACACAACTCGATGGCAATTGGAAAATCACAGCAATTGCAGCATCTAGCATCACAAGGTTCAGTTAGGAATTGTGCTACAAACTTAACTGTGCTACTCAGTTCTAATCAGAAGACCCACCTGAGATAAATCATTTGTGATCTGTGAACACTGAACTGACCACTCTACGATTGATGCTAGCAAACAACAGCCCGTGGATTGGCGGTTTGACGACCTTTTATTTAAATAAATGTCAAGCTGCAACTATTCCTAATTCCAGAGGAAGTAAAACTAAGATCCGCGCTATAAATCCTTCACCGTATAACCGACGAAAACAGCTTGAACCAGCAAAATCAAAGAGCAAGTTGCCCCACCCGCAAAACACAGATTTTGCGGACAAAAAAAGAACTTATTGCTTGAAAACGATAAATACAACTAGATCTGACCGAGAACTAACAAACCCCCTAAACATGGAGAACCCCTAGAAAGTAAATTGATAGTCCCCTCCGCGCATCAAGTCCAGCGTAATACAAATAAACAGATCCGcaacaaaaaatataaaagaaaaactttTGGATTGAAGGGCTCGCAGCAGAGCAGAGAATCTGCAGAACACCATGAAAAAACGGTCGCAGCAGAGTAGATAATCTGCAGAGCACAAAGCAACCGACTGCAGCGCGCCCGAGTGAGGAGAAAGAGAGAAGCAGTTGCCGCGGCGGAGGGTTACCTGGATCTGGATCGAGgcgcctccggcggcggcgcggagggggcAGGGTAGAGGGTGGTGCAGCGGCGCgagtagggatggcaacggggctATCCCCGCCGGGGACCTGCGGAACGTTCCTCTCCCCGACACATCAAAATTTCCCCGTTTCAATCCCCGTCCCCGCTCGCGGGGGGAGGATTTTCCCTgtccccgtccccgagcggggatCAGATACCCGACGGGTGCCTCGTCCCCGACAAATCCCACCCAAAACAGAATACAAATCAACACATAAATCCCCAGCAGCCTTCTTTGTTGGAGCTTTCTTCAAGCAGCGGCAATTGCTTTGGTAGACGATGGTGGAGCGTTCTTCTTCGTGGCCTTGCAGGTGGAGGTCGAGCAGCCACTACTGGATCTTTTGTACGGCAGTGGAGTCCTTCACGTAGTCGTCAGATCCAGCGCCGACAACCTCGCCCTCGCCCTTACTTGTCTCGGTGGGGATCCAGCAGCGGCCGACTGGAGACGTCGGCGCTGGGGAAGAGCAGGCGAGCGGGCGGCTAGCGACAGCAACGTGGCGCTAAGGGGGAGACGGGGAGTGGAGGTGGAGGCGTCGTGGTCGTGGATGGAGGAGGGGACGGCGACCTCCAACGGTGCCCCACATCCCTCCCCCCAGCCCATATCGGGGGAGCTACAGGGGAATCCGATCCAACGGTTCAGTATAGCTCTCCTTATATATTCCTATATATAGAGTGAGTTCTAACTTTCTTATATTTCTAATCACACTgtttcttcgcgatattaatcccgtttgagccctgtaacatgatgataatgtatattatgacagtacaaatactgtatgatttttttaaaattcaaaaacattaaataaatagttagttaatgagtgatagtatatatggGGAATAGATATgtggggaatggttggagagaagtaGTTATAGGGGGATGAATTTTTTGGAGGAAAATAGTAAAATATaataaatagtacgtttgggggagTTGGACGGGGAATGATTGGAGCAAGCCTAAGGCCTGGGCGGCGCACGGACACAAGATGGAGTGGAGGTGGAGGCGCTGCGGATTGCGGCCTTGCGGGGTGGCGGCGTGCGGCTTGGCCAGAAGAAGCTCCTTGGATTGGGGAGCTAGGGTTTTCAGGTTTTATATTGCAGTATTTTGAACATGGACTAATTTTCTGTGTTGGGCTTCTTTTGGCCTGTGTAAAATAcggagtttttttatttttatatttttcaaaatcgttttttacagaaatatgttttcggtttcataatttacagttttatacccctaccgcccggctgcggggcggccggccccctgccgccctacTGCCGGGCAGtagggacctgaatgtaaataaaatttatttttattcgtattttggcCTCTGGGtgagcctgccgcccggcagggggcggcaggcccccctCTACATAAAAGGCTGAGTTCCCCCCTTCCTccctcatttgcttcccacgacatccagagagGGGGGGAGATAGGacgggtgagggagggagttgcagcggcgaagccctgcctgATTTTGGATCCGGACCGCatgtaataaatatttctcaactttcttattctaaattttttgtatgtttaattctataattagtgtatgcagcagtaatgatattttttgtactgtttttattataatttatgtagaattaagattagtttttagaaaaaccatTTATGTTTACCAACCTttttgtggtattgattagttgtttaatgcgagaaattttttaaaaaatgctcaaaaattgtagaaaatgctagaaaagtttatgaaaatttcaaataaattgtagaaaatataGAAAACTTATATGAAAAAtgcagataaattgtagaaaatgttagaaaaaattatttataaaaatttattgtacaaaaattgtagaaaatgctagaaaagtttatgaaaatttcaaataaattgtagaaaatatagaaaacttatattttttgtgttaggtatggccgaagatacgccagctctacttgaccgagtcatagactcgtcgcaccggtccttccttgcagtggttcagcgcgtgaaacttaacgtgctgcgtccacgtccaccagcggagttgattcctgttgacccacgatgggcgcccaggtgatatgtcgtcggattatgtttCTGAGAATACGTTTGCTTCGTATACGTTTCCtacataatgtacttacctttgatcgttctacttttcaggttgagtgaggctggtcttcttactataggccgtcttgctgagagtggtttggcaaagctggacaggtccctactgacggctttggttgatagatggaggcctgagacacacaccttccacctcccttgtggggagatgtcaccaaccctacaggacgttgcgatgctgctgggtcttcctatcagtggggatgTCGTAGGGCCTCGCGTTGTCCCGTctacgtggttggacgatctTGAAAagcgttttgcaaatattgacatcgcgattgatgtagaggagcacccaaaagcaacaggGCCTGCCAAGTCATGGATTCTGCAGTTTCAGGTACATACCTCGTTTTGTTATGATTAATGAtagagttatgcttttgactagttggtactcataaatgttcatcttttctatgcagTCCGACAATTTGGTACATGATGCTGATGAGgatagcgtcactcgatcccttgaggcataCCTATTGTGtttgtttggatacataatattcaacaactcacacggggcttatgtggatagggtgcttgtgccttacgcacaggagatcgtagaggcagctgtggaggaaatgcctcaatacagTTGAGGTTCAGCGGTACTTGCAATTCTTACAAGATGtccaattctgctacagctttggtcgtacgagaggatagcaattggtcgtccgattatcgaccactcaccgTATGAGCCGGATATGTAAGGTGACACCGAGGATGATAGGCcgaccatggggactctctggtacgctcgtcaggtacgaaaatgactgctactcgtactattctgttggcaattctgttgctttgtttgaccctctttgtatttcttattgGTATATATTATTAATTTCGTGCAGAAGAGTTGGGCCCACATACAGTCTCGGCGGTCCTATCCTGAGTTTGTAGCTGAGTTTGATCGGTTGACACCGGAAGACGTTgtgtgggagccctactcccagttggctataaacactcgtgcaccgttcgggatatcttcggtttgctGTCAGGACCAGGGCCTTTGGATGACAACTACAGTgttggtgtacgacgtttacATTGAGGCCCAGTCCGGATAGAGTCAGGAGGCAGTTCGgtcaaaggcagttgtatcCTGTGCTGTCAGCATTGGATCGGGTCCAACGTGATGACCACAGGTAATGATTCATATGTCATTTCAGTGATAATGCATTGCTGCTTTAACTAATCAATATTTAGTTTGTCGAGGGCTGGTCAACCCTTCTCGaacatgtgggtgacaagggtgaagccttgggtcgatggctgggaccAGGCAGAGGAGAACGTGACGCTTCCGACCCCTGCACACACGGAGGCTTCGTACAGGGCGTACCTGAGCTGGTACCAGCCTAAAACTCGTTGCCGCTTGATATATGCTAACATGCATCCagagccgcatgttgcgaccccacaggatggctatgcacaacatagggatgaggcattagctggggcggtgagtcaaaGATATCATCGCTTTTCAAATATTTTAGATTAGAGTGTTaatgattttctttttcttgcatgcagtttgaaatgtgcaggttgatggacgtagatgccagagcgaatttgatgaggattcgagcgggatctatgatggataggaatgagcaagagtcggccTGGACCCAAGTTTCACAAAGAGCACATTCCATacttgaagcctttggtagccggacatcgtaCGAGGACTCCTACGGttcgtctcaagcctcgacctcgtttccttgtggtcccacacagcagcagccttccccagtaccttattggtctcagcagcattatccaggtacgtgaggatacttactgACTTCTTACTTTGATAacaacaattaattctcagtccatacaggtgatgGACAGCCACCTTATCGACCTCACGGAGGGACCCAGTTTAGTACCATGGGaccagctgcagggatgtcatttcaaccaacacatGCACCACCACGATATTTCGGTaaacatatagtccatatcttaatttcaattaatttttGTATGAAGtcttttttttgcatttacatataggatcacaacacttatatgatgcgggaccttcttcgtattaccctatgacgacagcagaaggaacgcaaggtaaatacctaatACGTAACccgaatttatcatgttcttcttatttctatgaatattttaaataatttgaacggtttacaggatcACACCATCAACTTCCTGATATGGGTCATTCTTCGTATCCACCACCAACAGGTACATATGATgaatatgtacccaaatagatgacttataagacgatgattaagatatcttaattgctactgcATAGGGGCCACACAAGATACCTTGGAGGTGAACTTCGAAGactggagtcggttattttctacacctaaccagcaggccgatcctaccttccagacacctgtggccaccggacgtccaggtagagacgtagggcctccagacCGACACACATACCCTACAGACCACATCCACGcacagcgtaaaagaggtcg comes from Panicum virgatum strain AP13 chromosome 4K, P.virgatum_v5, whole genome shotgun sequence and encodes:
- the LOC120704063 gene encoding serine/arginine-rich splicing factor RS2Z33-like isoform X1, which codes for MCSVDMPRYDDRYGNTRLYVGRLSSRTRTRDLEYLFSKYGRIREVELKRDYAFIEFSDPRDADDAQYNLDGREVDGSRIIVEFAKGVPRGSGGSREYMGRGPPPGTGRCFNCGTDGHWARDCKAGDWKNKCYRCGERGHIERNCQNSPRNLRRERSYSRSPSPRRGRGRSRSYSRSRSYSRSRSPSGSPRGGRRDRDERRSRSLSYSRSPRRSASPSAKEKERSSTPNDSRSPRSPRPRDQMSPPPKDNGERNGSDRGDSPVRRENSRSRSRSRSRSPSDGYRSPAANGRSPSPRDDRSPSPKGNAGDDDGGRGSPRGSQSP
- the LOC120704063 gene encoding serine/arginine-rich splicing factor RS2Z33-like isoform X2 yields the protein MPRYDDRYGNTRLYVGRLSSRTRTRDLEYLFSKYGRIREVELKRDYAFIEFSDPRDADDAQYNLDGREVDGSRIIVEFAKGVPRGSGGSREYMGRGPPPGTGRCFNCGTDGHWARDCKAGDWKNKCYRCGERGHIERNCQNSPRNLRRERSYSRSPSPRRGRGRSRSYSRSRSYSRSRSPSGSPRGGRRDRDERRSRSLSYSRSPRRSASPSAKEKERSSTPNDSRSPRSPRPRDQMSPPPKDNGERNGSDRGDSPVRRENSRSRSRSRSRSPSDGYRSPAANGRSPSPRDDRSPSPKGNAGDDDGGRGSPRGSQSP